A DNA window from Paraburkholderia sp. PGU19 contains the following coding sequences:
- a CDS encoding IS1182 family transposase, translating to MKRFVEGDDRKQVALLPECVDDYIGQDNPVRIIDVFVDELDLAELGFNGATPAVTGRPSYHPGVMLKVYIYGYLNRVPSSRRLERECQRNIEMMWLTGRLTPDFKTIADFRRDNGAAIRNVCRRFVELCRGLKLLSADTVAIDGSKFKAVNSRDRNYTVGKIDKRQQQIEESVQRYLDAIETADRTSPIGFDVKTVRLYEKIARLRQQMRELEQIRAQLKNQPDKQLSLTDPDSRSMTSDGRRTGTVGYNVQTAVDTKHHLIVEHEVTNVGNDHGQLSRMAIAAKDAMGRSKLKVVADRGYFSGPEIRACDLAGITAYVPKPLTSASRKKGLFTKRDFVYVAKDDVYRCPAGERAIHRFNTVENEMNLRVYWPSACPRCPLKARCSPSDYRRIRRWEHEHVLEAIQRRLDRNPEAMTIRRSTVEHVFGTLKHWMGSTHFLTRTLGRVSTEMSLQVLAYNLKRVMNILGVARTIKAMRMAGS from the coding sequence ATGAAGCGATTCGTTGAAGGCGATGACCGCAAACAGGTCGCACTACTTCCCGAATGCGTCGACGACTATATAGGACAGGACAATCCGGTCAGAATCATAGATGTCTTCGTCGACGAACTGGACCTTGCGGAACTTGGCTTCAACGGCGCTACGCCGGCAGTCACAGGGCGGCCGTCCTACCACCCGGGCGTGATGCTCAAGGTCTACATTTATGGCTACCTGAACCGGGTACCTTCCAGCCGGCGTCTTGAGCGCGAATGCCAGCGCAATATCGAAATGATGTGGCTGACAGGACGTCTGACACCAGACTTCAAGACGATCGCAGACTTTCGCCGCGACAACGGCGCGGCGATACGGAACGTATGCCGCCGTTTCGTCGAACTATGCCGCGGTCTGAAACTGCTATCTGCTGATACGGTGGCCATCGACGGCAGCAAGTTCAAGGCTGTGAACAGTCGGGACAGGAATTATACGGTGGGCAAGATCGACAAGCGTCAGCAGCAGATTGAAGAAAGCGTTCAGCGATACCTCGACGCAATTGAAACCGCGGACCGAACCAGTCCAATTGGTTTCGACGTGAAGACTGTGCGGCTTTACGAGAAGATCGCCCGTTTGCGCCAGCAGATGCGTGAACTCGAGCAGATCAGAGCGCAGTTGAAGAACCAGCCCGACAAACAGTTGTCACTCACGGATCCGGATTCCCGTTCCATGACCAGTGATGGCAGGAGAACCGGAACGGTCGGCTACAACGTTCAGACTGCCGTGGACACGAAGCATCATCTGATTGTCGAGCACGAGGTGACCAACGTCGGAAACGATCACGGACAACTGAGCAGAATGGCGATAGCTGCGAAGGACGCGATGGGCAGATCGAAGCTGAAGGTGGTTGCTGATCGGGGTTACTTCAGCGGGCCAGAGATACGTGCATGCGATCTGGCCGGCATCACAGCGTATGTCCCCAAACCACTGACCTCGGCGTCGAGGAAGAAGGGCCTCTTTACAAAGCGCGACTTCGTCTACGTTGCAAAAGACGACGTGTATCGATGCCCAGCCGGCGAACGCGCCATTCATCGATTTAACACTGTCGAAAATGAAATGAATCTGCGGGTGTACTGGCCCAGCGCATGCCCGCGCTGCCCTCTCAAGGCACGCTGTTCGCCCAGCGACTATCGCCGCATCCGACGATGGGAGCACGAACATGTACTGGAAGCTATACAGCGTCGGTTGGACCGGAACCCTGAGGCAATGACCATCCGCAGAAGTACTGTCGAGCATGTCTTCGGCACGCTCAAGCACTGGATGGGTTCCACACACTTCCTGACGCGGACGCTCGGGCGAGTGAGTACGGAAATGAGTCTCCAGGTACTGGCCTACAACCTTAAGCGAGTCATGAATATACTTGGGGTTGCGAGGACGATCAAGGCGATGAGGATGGCTGGAAGCTGA
- the istB gene encoding IS21-like element helper ATPase IstB has protein sequence MNIMPASTLERIRRYMVGLRMPRALEALDATLARFEQGDSSMLEVLETLLGEEFTTRETRRIKMALQTARLGTIKTLAGYDFSFQPGLDRDRVMALAQLDFIERRQAVHFLGPPGTGKSHLCIALGVEAVRAGKSVYFGTLAEIVASMIKAEREGNLAQRVRFLARNSLLIVDEIGYLPVGLNGGNLFFQLINACYERCAIILTSNRSFGEWGEVFGDSVVAAALLDRLLHHAVVIHIEGSSYRLREHADLLPEHLRNRPSSLNPAPAEPVRRRPGRPRRNSPDHNAG, from the coding sequence ATGAACATCATGCCGGCATCAACACTTGAGCGGATCCGCAGGTACATGGTCGGTCTGCGTATGCCACGCGCACTGGAGGCGCTGGACGCAACACTGGCGCGGTTCGAACAGGGCGACAGTTCCATGCTGGAGGTGCTCGAAACACTGCTGGGCGAGGAGTTCACGACGCGGGAAACCCGCCGCATCAAAATGGCGCTGCAGACAGCGCGCCTTGGCACGATCAAGACACTGGCTGGCTATGACTTCAGCTTCCAGCCGGGCCTGGATCGTGATCGCGTCATGGCACTGGCACAACTCGACTTCATCGAACGACGTCAGGCCGTTCACTTCCTCGGTCCGCCTGGAACCGGGAAATCGCACTTGTGCATAGCACTTGGCGTCGAGGCCGTACGCGCGGGCAAGAGCGTCTACTTCGGTACGCTTGCCGAGATCGTCGCGTCGATGATCAAGGCTGAGCGTGAAGGCAACCTCGCACAGCGTGTGCGCTTCCTTGCGCGCAACAGTCTGCTCATCGTTGACGAGATTGGATACCTCCCTGTCGGCCTCAACGGCGGCAACCTGTTCTTCCAGCTCATCAACGCCTGCTATGAACGGTGCGCGATCATCCTGACGTCGAACCGCAGCTTCGGTGAATGGGGCGAGGTGTTCGGCGACAGCGTGGTTGCGGCGGCGCTGCTCGACCGTCTGTTGCATCACGCAGTCGTCATTCACATCGAGGGCTCGTCATATCGCCTACGCGAGCACGCCGACCTGCTTCCCGAGCATTTGCGTAACCGGCCGTCTTCACTCAATCCCGCACCCGCCGAACCCGTCCGTCGACGGCCAGGACGCCCTCGAAGGAACTCACCTGATCACAACGCCGGCTGA
- a CDS encoding IS701 family transposase: protein MREDVDEFDAYLNHLALALGHADRHAGLKGYCSGLVMPLSRKSVEPMAAHIDPLHASAKHQSLHHFVAKAEWSDRAVLQRVREWVMPALGLHAAEEAGYYWIIDDTGFPKKGKHSVGVARQYCGQLGKQDNCQIAVSLSIATQRGSLPIAWQLYIPKEWIDDRERARRAGIPDELVFQTKPQIALAQLREAIASGVAPGIVLADAGYGDETAFREGITELGLLYAVGIRPVTSVWAPGTEPLPPKPWSGRGQPPKLLRRAPGHKPLAVKELAMQLPVNAWQTVTWREGSNAALSSRFAAVRVRPAHHDYWRSTVRDEEWLLIEWPDGDTEPLKYFLATAPEEATLEQLVFVTKMRWRIERDYQDLKQEFGLGHYEGRGWRGFHHHATLSIAAYGFLMAQRLRMQSGGRDKKNFLERALPALPSDYIPRGSPARSTPRS from the coding sequence ATGAGAGAAGATGTCGACGAATTTGACGCGTATCTGAATCATCTGGCGCTGGCGTTAGGGCACGCCGATCGCCATGCCGGCCTCAAGGGTTACTGTTCGGGCTTGGTAATGCCGTTGTCACGCAAGAGCGTCGAGCCGATGGCCGCGCATATTGACCCACTTCACGCGAGTGCGAAACACCAGTCACTTCACCATTTTGTGGCCAAGGCAGAATGGTCTGACCGGGCGGTCCTGCAGCGGGTACGCGAATGGGTGATGCCCGCGTTAGGCCTGCACGCTGCTGAAGAGGCTGGCTATTACTGGATTATTGACGATACGGGCTTCCCGAAGAAGGGCAAGCATTCGGTCGGCGTAGCGCGACAATACTGTGGGCAACTGGGCAAACAGGATAACTGCCAGATCGCCGTGAGCCTGTCGATCGCGACGCAACGGGGCAGTTTGCCGATTGCCTGGCAATTGTATATCCCCAAGGAATGGATTGACGACCGGGAACGTGCCCGTCGCGCTGGCATTCCCGACGAACTAGTTTTCCAGACCAAGCCACAGATTGCGCTGGCCCAGCTTCGCGAGGCCATAGCATCCGGCGTTGCGCCGGGCATCGTGCTGGCCGACGCTGGGTATGGCGACGAAACCGCATTCCGGGAGGGCATAACTGAACTGGGTTTGTTGTACGCGGTAGGGATCCGGCCGGTCACCTCTGTGTGGGCGCCAGGTACGGAGCCGCTTCCACCCAAGCCCTGGAGCGGGCGCGGTCAGCCACCGAAGTTGTTGCGCCGTGCGCCCGGCCATAAACCGCTCGCGGTGAAGGAACTGGCCATGCAATTACCCGTGAACGCCTGGCAAACCGTAACCTGGCGGGAAGGTAGCAACGCAGCACTTTCCTCACGCTTTGCCGCCGTACGGGTTCGTCCCGCACATCACGACTATTGGCGAAGTACGGTTCGCGACGAAGAATGGCTGCTTATTGAATGGCCTGATGGCGATACGGAGCCGCTCAAATACTTTCTCGCTACTGCCCCCGAGGAGGCGACACTTGAGCAGCTTGTGTTCGTGACCAAGATGCGCTGGCGCATCGAGCGCGACTATCAGGACCTGAAACAGGAGTTCGGGCTCGGTCATTATGAAGGGCGAGGCTGGCGTGGCTTTCACCACCACGCCACATTGAGTATCGCTGCGTATGGGTTTCTGATGGCTCAGCGACTGCGAATGCAATCAGGTGGACGCGATAAAAAAAACTTCCTTGAACGGGCGCTGCCTGCCCTTCCCTCGGATTACATCCCCCGGGGCAGTCCAGCGCGCTCAACGCCACGTTCCTGA
- a CDS encoding IS6 family transposase translates to MSKLKDLEGLFNGRHFDREVIVLCVRWYLRYKLSLRDLAEMMVERGLSLAHTTILRWVKRYTPEFVKRWNRLATTGGQSWRVDETYVKIRGKWAYLYRAVDRAGKTIDFRLSARRDVAAAKAFFAKAIRTQGRTPEAITLDGYAASHRAVREMQTDGSLPRRTKLRSSKYLNNLIEQDHRHIKSRVNVMLGFKRFRNAAVTLSGIELMHRIRKGQFALTRVHLKGTTSPSIWMAVLSAR, encoded by the coding sequence ATGAGCAAGCTGAAAGATCTCGAAGGGTTATTCAACGGGCGTCATTTCGACCGCGAAGTTATCGTCCTTTGCGTGCGTTGGTATCTGCGCTACAAGCTCAGTCTGCGCGATCTTGCCGAGATGATGGTTGAACGCGGCCTGTCCCTCGCCCACACCACGATCCTGCGTTGGGTGAAGCGCTACACGCCGGAGTTCGTCAAACGCTGGAATCGGCTGGCCACGACAGGCGGTCAGTCATGGCGAGTCGATGAGACTTACGTGAAGATTCGTGGCAAATGGGCCTATCTTTACCGCGCTGTTGACCGGGCAGGAAAGACGATCGATTTTCGACTCAGCGCCAGGCGCGATGTGGCGGCCGCAAAGGCGTTCTTCGCGAAGGCGATCAGAACACAGGGGCGCACTCCCGAAGCGATCACGCTGGACGGCTATGCGGCATCTCATCGAGCGGTCCGCGAGATGCAGACTGACGGATCTCTACCCAGGCGAACGAAATTGAGATCCTCGAAGTACCTGAACAACCTGATCGAACAAGATCACCGTCACATCAAATCGCGGGTGAACGTGATGCTCGGGTTCAAGCGGTTCCGGAACGCGGCCGTTACCCTCTCCGGCATCGAACTGATGCATCGCATTCGAAAAGGCCAGTTCGCTCTCACCAGAGTGCACCTCAAAGGTACCACTTCGCCCTCGATCTGGATGGCGGTTCTTTCAGCTCGTTGA
- a CDS encoding IS110 family transposase has protein sequence MNATTYGLDIAKRVFQLYWVDAQTGEIANRKFGRDDLIAFLARRPAGRVALEACGSAHWWARKIRALGHEVVLLHAQFIRPFVQTNKTDAADARAIWTAVQQPGMRTVAAKTEDQQVMLSLHRMRSLLVKFRTMQINQLRGLLYEFGATFRAGRVAGLDEIRERMAELEDTLPRSILLNLLEQLRRINLFDEDIDQLEKRIGAWQKHEAACRAISEVPGIGRLTATALVATIGDAKTFRSGREFAAYLGLVPRQNGTGGKIRLGSISRRGDPYLRTLLIHGARSVLCHTKVPTAWQKAIQARRPVNVATVALANKMARIAWAILAHGTSYEAHHVSNRPA, from the coding sequence ATGAATGCTACGACATACGGACTCGACATTGCAAAACGGGTGTTCCAGCTGTACTGGGTCGACGCCCAAACTGGCGAGATCGCGAACCGGAAGTTCGGACGAGACGATTTAATCGCATTTCTGGCGCGGCGCCCCGCTGGTCGCGTCGCCCTCGAAGCTTGCGGAAGTGCTCACTGGTGGGCGCGCAAGATTCGCGCGCTCGGACACGAGGTCGTGCTATTACACGCCCAGTTCATTCGACCTTTCGTGCAAACGAACAAGACTGATGCGGCGGACGCCCGGGCCATCTGGACTGCAGTGCAGCAACCCGGCATGCGCACGGTTGCCGCCAAGACAGAGGATCAGCAAGTGATGCTAAGCCTTCATCGTATGCGCTCGTTGCTCGTCAAGTTTCGAACGATGCAGATAAATCAGCTGCGTGGGCTGCTGTATGAATTCGGCGCTACGTTTCGCGCAGGACGCGTAGCAGGACTCGACGAGATCAGGGAGCGCATGGCAGAACTCGAAGACACACTGCCAAGATCGATACTTCTTAACCTTCTCGAACAGTTGCGTCGCATCAACCTGTTTGACGAGGACATCGATCAACTCGAGAAGCGGATTGGCGCCTGGCAGAAACACGAAGCGGCATGTCGTGCGATCTCCGAAGTGCCGGGTATCGGCCGCCTGACTGCAACGGCGCTGGTAGCTACAATTGGAGATGCGAAGACATTCAGGTCGGGGCGCGAATTCGCAGCGTATCTGGGGCTTGTTCCTCGTCAGAATGGTACCGGCGGAAAGATACGGCTGGGCTCGATCTCCAGACGTGGCGACCCATACTTGCGTACGTTGCTGATACATGGAGCGCGCTCTGTTCTGTGTCACACCAAGGTACCGACCGCATGGCAAAAGGCAATACAGGCGCGACGTCCAGTAAATGTAGCAACAGTTGCCCTGGCGAACAAAATGGCGAGAATCGCCTGGGCGATCCTCGCTCACGGAACGTCGTACGAAGCGCATCATGTGAGCAACAGACCTGCATAG
- a CDS encoding IS110 family transposase, translating into MGNDLRYQSGIGAVVPAVSLELAASKWKVALHDGRRERPAVHTVEQPQAAARLQAVLALIDEHRDRWSLPADVRIVVCYEAGQDAFWICRALQARGIECYVVDAASIPVERHRRRAKTDRLDAIKLVINLRAWLHGERDRMHVVHVPSAQDEASRHLMRERGQLQKEVLQHLDRMRKLLVTLGCWDEVDHRDFAGRLARNEVRCHDGTPLPPELRERLLHECERLALATQQFAALEKTRQASVPAPSRARSDALTHLKGIGEVSASRLALELYWREFHNRRQVGACVGLVPQPFDSGESQTDQGISKQGNRRVRALLVEIAWCWLRYQPGSALTQWFHRRTQGTGPNRRARRIAIVAVARRLAIALWRYLKDGVIPEGAQLKPA; encoded by the coding sequence ATGGGCAACGACCTCAGATATCAGTCGGGTATTGGAGCGGTGGTGCCGGCTGTCTCGCTCGAGCTCGCGGCCAGCAAATGGAAGGTCGCGCTCCACGATGGCCGGCGCGAGCGGCCCGCCGTCCATACGGTGGAGCAGCCGCAGGCCGCAGCGCGCCTGCAGGCTGTGCTCGCGCTGATTGACGAGCACAGGGACAGGTGGTCCCTGCCAGCGGACGTTCGGATCGTCGTGTGCTACGAGGCCGGCCAGGACGCGTTCTGGATCTGCCGTGCGCTCCAGGCACGCGGCATTGAATGTTACGTCGTCGATGCGGCGAGCATCCCGGTCGAGCGTCACAGGCGGCGTGCAAAGACCGACCGGCTTGATGCGATCAAGCTGGTGATCAACCTGCGGGCGTGGCTGCACGGCGAGCGCGACCGCATGCATGTGGTGCACGTGCCGTCCGCTCAGGATGAAGCGTCGCGCCACCTGATGCGCGAACGCGGGCAGCTGCAGAAGGAAGTGCTGCAGCACCTCGACCGCATGCGCAAGCTGCTGGTCACGCTGGGTTGCTGGGATGAGGTCGATCACCGGGACTTTGCCGGGCGGCTCGCCCGTAACGAGGTGCGGTGTCACGACGGCACGCCTCTGCCGCCGGAACTGCGCGAGCGGCTGCTGCACGAGTGTGAACGGCTCGCGCTCGCCACCCAGCAGTTCGCCGCACTCGAGAAGACCCGCCAGGCGAGCGTGCCGGCACCCTCGCGCGCGCGCAGCGATGCCCTGACACACCTGAAGGGCATTGGCGAAGTCAGCGCCTCACGCCTCGCGCTCGAACTCTACTGGCGCGAGTTCCACAACCGGCGCCAGGTCGGGGCCTGTGTCGGACTGGTGCCCCAACCGTTTGACAGCGGCGAGAGCCAGACCGACCAGGGCATCAGCAAGCAAGGCAACCGGCGGGTACGCGCCTTACTGGTCGAGATCGCGTGGTGCTGGCTTCGCTACCAGCCGGGCAGTGCGCTGACCCAGTGGTTCCACCGGCGCACGCAGGGCACCGGCCCCAACCGCCGGGCGCGACGCATTGCCATCGTCGCGGTGGCACGACGTCTCGCGATCGCGCTTTGGCGCTATCTTAAGGATGGCGTAATACCCGAAGGCGCACAGCTGAAGCCGGCTTAA
- a CDS encoding transposase yields MTVDIDSEFSNRRQVGACVGLVPQPYDSGESQTDQGISRQGNRRVRALLVEMAWTWLRYQPGSALTQWFNRRTQGTGPNRRARRIAIVAVARRLAIALWRYLKDGVIPEGAQMKSI; encoded by the coding sequence ATTACGGTCGACATTGACAGTGAGTTCAGCAACCGGCGCCAGGTCGGGGCCTGTGTCGGGCTGGTGCCCCAACCGTATGACAGCGGCGAGAGCCAGACCGACCAGGGCATCAGCAGGCAAGGTAACCGGCGCGTACGCGCGCTGCTGGTCGAGATGGCGTGGACCTGGCTGCGCTATCAGCCCGGCAGCGCACTCACCCAGTGGTTCAACCGGCGCACCCAGGGCACCGGCCCCAACCGCCGTGCCCGACGCATTGCCATCGTCGCGGTGGCACGGCGACTGGCGATTGCCCTGTGGCGTTACCTGAAGGACGGCGTCATCCCCGAAGGGGCGCAGATGAAGTCGATCTGA
- the istA gene encoding IS21 family transposase, which produces MTDLGDVMTILELHRQGLNVSAIAARLGMDRKTVRKYIKDGVQAPRYGPRAPRPCVVDPFVSYVTERVRAFPELSNERLLREIRAMGYPGSRTALGDLVREVRPPRQRGFEVRFETPIGQQAQVDFAHFNVEFDDTPGQRRSIWLFSIVLGHSRYLWGRFVEHQDLQTVLRCHMEAFAHLGGVPCEILYDRMKTAVLGELERHVVYNAKMIAFAQHYSFTPRACKAYRAKTKGKIERPYRYIRQDFFLARRFQNLGDLNRQLREWLDTVANVRVHGTTQRVVAQHFSEERAALQALPAGLFNGVIRLERRVSHEGLVSVGGNYYSVPDRTRRRTLEVHSLAHEVRIYEDGELLAVHPVLEGRRRTSLLPGHRRSHHRQQSAAQHTVPPASPVVSRRPLSFYDQVARRLANAGRSA; this is translated from the coding sequence ATGACCGATCTGGGAGATGTGATGACGATCTTGGAACTGCATCGGCAGGGACTGAACGTCTCAGCCATTGCCGCCCGGCTTGGTATGGATCGAAAGACGGTTCGCAAGTACATCAAGGACGGGGTTCAGGCGCCACGGTACGGTCCGCGTGCGCCGCGACCTTGCGTGGTCGACCCGTTCGTCAGCTATGTGACCGAGCGGGTGCGTGCCTTCCCTGAACTGAGTAACGAGCGGTTGCTACGGGAGATCCGGGCGATGGGTTATCCGGGCAGTCGCACCGCGTTGGGCGATCTGGTGCGCGAGGTACGGCCACCGCGCCAACGCGGCTTTGAAGTGCGTTTCGAGACGCCGATCGGTCAGCAGGCGCAGGTGGACTTCGCCCATTTCAACGTTGAATTCGACGACACACCCGGCCAGCGCCGCTCGATCTGGCTGTTCTCGATCGTGCTGGGACACAGCCGGTATCTATGGGGCCGGTTCGTTGAACATCAGGATCTGCAGACTGTGCTGCGCTGTCACATGGAAGCGTTCGCCCATCTGGGTGGCGTGCCGTGCGAGATTCTCTATGACCGGATGAAGACCGCTGTGCTCGGCGAACTCGAGCGGCACGTCGTGTACAACGCAAAGATGATTGCATTCGCCCAGCATTACAGTTTTACGCCGCGTGCGTGCAAGGCATATCGCGCCAAGACCAAGGGCAAGATCGAGCGTCCATACCGCTATATCCGGCAGGATTTCTTCCTCGCACGCCGTTTCCAGAATCTCGGCGATCTAAACCGGCAACTGCGCGAATGGCTCGATACCGTCGCCAATGTCCGCGTGCATGGCACCACGCAGCGCGTCGTGGCCCAGCACTTCAGCGAGGAACGCGCCGCGCTCCAGGCGTTGCCCGCTGGCCTGTTCAATGGTGTGATCCGCCTCGAACGGCGTGTCAGTCACGAGGGTCTCGTCTCCGTCGGCGGAAACTATTACAGCGTGCCTGACCGAACACGCAGACGCACACTCGAGGTTCACAGCCTGGCACATGAGGTTCGCATCTATGAGGATGGCGAACTGCTGGCTGTTCATCCCGTACTCGAAGGCAGACGACGAACCTCGCTGCTGCCGGGTCATCGACGCTCGCATCACCGGCAGCAGTCGGCGGCGCAGCACACTGTGCCGCCAGCTTCGCCGGTCGTGAGCCGTCGCCCGCTGTCGTTTTATGACCAGGTGGCGCGGCGCCTGGCGAATGCCGGGAGGTCCGCATGA
- a CDS encoding IS5 family transposase, translating to MRGADTFTESLFSFRKLDDFVPASHPLRAIRVMANKALAKMDRLFAGMYEADIKGGRPSIAPEKLLRAMLIQVLYSIRSERQLMEQVQYNLLFRWFIGLAMDDVVWVPTVFTKNRERLIKHDAVIEFFNEVVNIAEKNDLLSGEHFSVDGTLIQAWAGHKSFVRKEGDDQDNDGGSAGDFKGSKRSNETHQSKTDSDARLYRKGKTASELRYMGHTLTDNRHGLVVNARVTSADGHAEREAAKIMINDARQVAEDPDVEITLGADKGYDAQEFIEACQAMKVTPHVAQNTSGRRSAVPDTIASSVGYAISQQKRKLIEQGFGWAKTVGRMRQVMVRGLKKVDQMFVLNMAAYNLVRMRSLGQVRP from the coding sequence ATGCGCGGCGCTGACACGTTTACCGAGAGTTTGTTTTCTTTTCGCAAGCTGGACGACTTCGTTCCGGCCTCGCATCCGCTGCGTGCGATCCGCGTCATGGCGAACAAAGCGCTCGCGAAGATGGATCGACTGTTTGCCGGGATGTACGAAGCCGACATAAAGGGCGGGCGGCCGAGCATCGCGCCGGAGAAATTGCTGCGAGCCATGCTCATTCAGGTGCTTTACAGCATCCGCTCGGAGCGCCAGCTCATGGAGCAGGTGCAATACAACCTCTTGTTTCGCTGGTTCATTGGCCTGGCAATGGATGATGTGGTGTGGGTGCCCACGGTCTTCACGAAGAACCGCGAGCGGTTAATCAAGCACGACGCAGTGATCGAATTCTTCAACGAGGTGGTGAACATCGCTGAGAAGAATGACCTGCTCTCGGGTGAGCATTTCAGCGTGGACGGCACGCTGATCCAGGCGTGGGCGGGGCACAAAAGCTTCGTGCGCAAGGAGGGTGACGATCAGGACAACGACGGTGGCAGTGCGGGTGACTTCAAGGGTAGCAAGCGCAGCAACGAGACGCACCAGTCGAAGACCGATTCCGATGCGCGTCTTTATCGCAAAGGCAAGACGGCCAGCGAATTGCGGTACATGGGCCATACGCTGACCGATAATCGGCACGGCCTGGTAGTCAACGCGCGCGTGACCAGTGCTGACGGGCACGCTGAACGCGAGGCAGCCAAGATCATGATCAACGATGCAAGGCAAGTGGCAGAAGACCCCGACGTGGAAATCACGCTGGGTGCGGACAAGGGTTACGACGCACAGGAATTTATCGAGGCCTGCCAGGCGATGAAGGTTACACCGCACGTTGCACAAAACACTTCGGGCCGGCGTTCCGCGGTGCCCGATACGATTGCCTCAAGCGTGGGCTACGCCATTTCGCAGCAAAAACGCAAGTTGATCGAACAAGGTTTCGGATGGGCCAAGACCGTGGGACGTATGCGCCAGGTCATGGTGCGTGGCTTGAAGAAGGTGGACCAGATGTTCGTGTTGAACATGGCGGCCTACAACCTCGTGCGCATGCGTTCACTGGGACAAGTCCGCCCGTAG